The following coding sequences lie in one Candidatus Margulisiibacteriota bacterium genomic window:
- the fabF gene encoding beta-ketoacyl-ACP synthase II, whose amino-acid sequence MTSSRVVVTGLGVVSPIGIGRELFWQNLIAGKNGIDKITRFDTTGFDIKIAAEVKDFDPSQYLDKKDARRLVRFIQFAVAASKLAVADAGLIISPENANDIGVIIGSGIGGLDFLEEAARTLHEKGPSRISPFTVPFMIADMAAGYSSIVLGAKGPNSCVVTACASGTNSIGEAYKCIERGAAKAMLAGGSEASITPLGLASFTAAGALCPRNDEPQKASRPFDKERSGFVMGEGSGVVVLESLENAQARGAKIYAEVIGYGMSGDANHITAPAPGGEGAARAIMAALKDANIHPDQIDYINAHGTSTELNDKYETMAIKTAFGKHAMKLAISSNKSMIGHLLGASGAVEFVATVLSTQNDLAPPTVNYENPDPDCDLDYVPNQARKMTINTALSESFGFGGHNATLIVKKFVP is encoded by the coding sequence TTGACCTCTTCAAGGGTCGTAGTTACCGGACTGGGGGTTGTCTCCCCCATCGGTATCGGCAGGGAGTTGTTCTGGCAAAACCTGATCGCCGGCAAGAATGGGATCGATAAGATCACCCGCTTTGACACTACCGGTTTTGATATTAAGATCGCCGCTGAAGTTAAAGACTTTGACCCGTCCCAGTATTTAGACAAAAAAGACGCCCGCCGTTTGGTTCGTTTTATCCAATTCGCCGTGGCCGCATCCAAGCTTGCGGTTGCTGACGCCGGCCTTATTATTTCCCCGGAAAACGCCAACGACATTGGCGTGATCATTGGCTCCGGGATTGGCGGCTTGGACTTTCTTGAAGAAGCGGCCCGAACGCTTCATGAAAAAGGGCCAAGCCGGATCTCTCCTTTCACTGTCCCCTTTATGATCGCCGACATGGCAGCCGGCTACAGCTCTATTGTCTTGGGGGCAAAGGGACCAAACTCCTGCGTTGTTACCGCCTGCGCTTCCGGGACCAACAGCATAGGTGAAGCCTACAAATGCATCGAGCGGGGAGCGGCCAAGGCGATGCTCGCCGGCGGGAGCGAAGCCTCGATCACCCCACTTGGCCTGGCCAGTTTTACCGCCGCGGGAGCGCTTTGCCCGCGCAATGATGAACCGCAAAAAGCGAGCCGTCCTTTCGACAAAGAACGGAGCGGGTTTGTTATGGGAGAAGGGTCCGGCGTGGTTGTTTTGGAGTCTCTTGAAAACGCTCAAGCGCGCGGCGCCAAGATCTATGCCGAGGTCATCGGTTACGGCATGAGCGGCGACGCCAACCATATCACCGCCCCCGCACCGGGCGGGGAGGGGGCTGCCAGGGCGATCATGGCCGCGCTCAAGGACGCGAATATTCACCCTGATCAAATCGATTATATTAACGCCCACGGGACCTCCACTGAACTGAACGATAAATACGAAACCATGGCGATCAAGACCGCATTTGGCAAGCATGCCATGAAACTGGCGATCAGTTCGAACAAATCGATGATCGGCCATTTGCTTGGCGCTTCCGGCGCGGTCGAATTTGTTGCCACGGTCCTTTCAACGCAGAACGATTTGGCGCCACCCACTGTTAATTATGAAAACCCTGATCCCGATTGCGACCTTGATTATGTCCCTAATCAGGCAAGAAAAATGACCATTAATACCGCCCTTTCCGAATCCTTCGGGTTTGGCGGCCATAACGCGACCCTGATCGTTAAAAAGTTCGTTCCCTAA